One window of the Cherax quadricarinatus isolate ZL_2023a chromosome 1, ASM3850222v1, whole genome shotgun sequence genome contains the following:
- the LOC128693780 gene encoding uncharacterized protein isoform X2 encodes MASRPTVASHVPRTRAAFPVSTVKTQTMSNVNNDVVLGEDIIKELTDFQNYSEADNFDYRQIDLSLFCETTLQTNFEDSIAAGENPSRKHQFAVNKASLMEGTQACLIVNPTNVSSGYSSSSQMDQSSIVTSWVSHRPTESSRLDIYTYRLPLEKEFASDGKVHKDSRISGSQQVCTNVPTETCMYPVPVAQPRLYGSRQIYTTGVRPATSMYSFSFPTSYFV; translated from the exons atggccagtagacctactgttgCTAGTCATGTTCCACGGACTCGTGCAG CTTTTCCTGTTTCAACAGTCAAAACACAAACCATGTCTAATGTAAACAACGACGTCGTACTTGGGGAGGACATTATCAAGGAGCTGACGGATTTCCAGAATTACAGCGAGGCAGACAATTTTGATTACAGACAAATTGATTTGTCCTTGTTCTGCGAGACAACATTGCAAACTAATTTTGAGG ATTCGATAGCAGCCGGAGAGAACCCCAGCCGTAAACACCAGTTTGCGGTTAATAAGGCTTCCTTAATGGAAGGCACACAAGCCTGCTTGATCGTCAACCCCACTAATGTCTCTTCTGGCTATTCTTCAAGCAGCCAGATGGACCAGTCCTCCATAGTAACATCATGGGTTTCCCATCGCCCGACTGAAAGCTCTAGACTTGATATTTACACGTATAGACTGCCTCTCGAAAAAGAATTTGCATCCGATGGCAAAGTTCATAAAGACTCTAGAATTTCTGGTTCACAACAGGTATGCACAAATGTTCCGACAGAGACATGCATGTATCCCGTTCCTGTTGCTCAGCCAAGACTTTATGGTTCTCGACAGATATATACAACAGGGGTTCGGCCAGCGACATCCATGTATTCCTTCTCTTTTCCAACTAGTTATTTTGTTTAA
- the LOC128693780 gene encoding uncharacterized protein isoform X1, which translates to MASRPTVASHVPRTRAAFPVSTVKTQTMSNVNNDVVLGEDIIKELTDFQNYSEADNFDYRQIDLSLFCETTLQTNFEADSIAAGENPSRKHQFAVNKASLMEGTQACLIVNPTNVSSGYSSSSQMDQSSIVTSWVSHRPTESSRLDIYTYRLPLEKEFASDGKVHKDSRISGSQQVCTNVPTETCMYPVPVAQPRLYGSRQIYTTGVRPATSMYSFSFPTSYFV; encoded by the exons atggccagtagacctactgttgCTAGTCATGTTCCACGGACTCGTGCAG CTTTTCCTGTTTCAACAGTCAAAACACAAACCATGTCTAATGTAAACAACGACGTCGTACTTGGGGAGGACATTATCAAGGAGCTGACGGATTTCCAGAATTACAGCGAGGCAGACAATTTTGATTACAGACAAATTGATTTGTCCTTGTTCTGCGAGACAACATTGCAAACTAATTTTGAGG CAGATTCGATAGCAGCCGGAGAGAACCCCAGCCGTAAACACCAGTTTGCGGTTAATAAGGCTTCCTTAATGGAAGGCACACAAGCCTGCTTGATCGTCAACCCCACTAATGTCTCTTCTGGCTATTCTTCAAGCAGCCAGATGGACCAGTCCTCCATAGTAACATCATGGGTTTCCCATCGCCCGACTGAAAGCTCTAGACTTGATATTTACACGTATAGACTGCCTCTCGAAAAAGAATTTGCATCCGATGGCAAAGTTCATAAAGACTCTAGAATTTCTGGTTCACAACAGGTATGCACAAATGTTCCGACAGAGACATGCATGTATCCCGTTCCTGTTGCTCAGCCAAGACTTTATGGTTCTCGACAGATATATACAACAGGGGTTCGGCCAGCGACATCCATGTATTCCTTCTCTTTTCCAACTAGTTATTTTGTTTAA
- the LOC128693780 gene encoding uncharacterized protein isoform X3, translating to MASRPTVASHVPRTRAVKTQTMSNVNNDVVLGEDIIKELTDFQNYSEADNFDYRQIDLSLFCETTLQTNFEADSIAAGENPSRKHQFAVNKASLMEGTQACLIVNPTNVSSGYSSSSQMDQSSIVTSWVSHRPTESSRLDIYTYRLPLEKEFASDGKVHKDSRISGSQQVCTNVPTETCMYPVPVAQPRLYGSRQIYTTGVRPATSMYSFSFPTSYFV from the exons atggccagtagacctactgttgCTAGTCATGTTCCACGGACTCGTGCAG TCAAAACACAAACCATGTCTAATGTAAACAACGACGTCGTACTTGGGGAGGACATTATCAAGGAGCTGACGGATTTCCAGAATTACAGCGAGGCAGACAATTTTGATTACAGACAAATTGATTTGTCCTTGTTCTGCGAGACAACATTGCAAACTAATTTTGAGG CAGATTCGATAGCAGCCGGAGAGAACCCCAGCCGTAAACACCAGTTTGCGGTTAATAAGGCTTCCTTAATGGAAGGCACACAAGCCTGCTTGATCGTCAACCCCACTAATGTCTCTTCTGGCTATTCTTCAAGCAGCCAGATGGACCAGTCCTCCATAGTAACATCATGGGTTTCCCATCGCCCGACTGAAAGCTCTAGACTTGATATTTACACGTATAGACTGCCTCTCGAAAAAGAATTTGCATCCGATGGCAAAGTTCATAAAGACTCTAGAATTTCTGGTTCACAACAGGTATGCACAAATGTTCCGACAGAGACATGCATGTATCCCGTTCCTGTTGCTCAGCCAAGACTTTATGGTTCTCGACAGATATATACAACAGGGGTTCGGCCAGCGACATCCATGTATTCCTTCTCTTTTCCAACTAGTTATTTTGTTTAA